In the genome of Hymenobacter cellulosivorans, one region contains:
- a CDS encoding DNA repair ATPase: MEAQAPTQLETGTYEILRNRLQKSSTDLRQRLDLLNAERKQVFGAVDTRLIGTGRITTENNCVPWDMVPVGQRFIFGYNVVLGLKAEPDLADVFGVYEYAEHDFRPLGLEMLQNPQFLEEFRNLYRYYKNTQFVKFAVIGVHLFMVFRVGKSASDVKTFKWLIQGDTLTYADNRSDHEYTFPPQHEFSWKRATRDMQRGGKHPHISIEDKVFVETVGGDLTIKIEDNTSTGQGILSEPVDDKDQTLDDSEIYYAVVGNLILLKIRPYQEQQYRYFIFNHKLKTAQRLDALADACVLLPDGQGLIFPHGFYLQTGDNKLFDNGLREMLFEKRVVSPNGEDFLYVFFNKDHGTYLLLSYNRIAQRVDNPIVCHGYALFENGELCYFRADDEPKKHHAVQIWQTPYTAPDFQLPVTSDSYLYKLGNKEIVRAMSEVQEVLTLTSKDDSYAGLYLDLIRQTTALTDAYHWLREPAAQALAEPLGEIRQTATAAVEEFEKVQSIRKNTAQQTQAVFQKADELTGRIRRSAPDSVTEFVQMLGELRGVRGEVISLKELRYVELPAVEKHAADLEALSKEVALQTVDFLLKPDALTPYSQCVQAIADGVEQVQKTIEADQREQETAAVAQELELLIEVVSNLPIPDPTQTTAIIDNISTVYARFNQIRAALKRRRQALAGTEAQAEFTAQLKLLEQALTNYLDLADTPAKCDEYLTKLMVQLEELEGKFPDFDQFIEQLTTRREQVVEAFESKKTALVAARNQRATALLQSAERLLKAVQSRLTRLESVADINGYFAADVMVEKVRQTAQELLNLGDSVKSDDVQSRLKTLREDAVRQLRDRADLYADGGQTLKFGPHAFTVNTQPLELTVVLRDGDLHYHLTGTNFFQKITDPALLASRPVWEQTVLSENQDVYRAEFLAWRILQAAQHPAPASPEAGRAAVLSVTELGHLSPAELLTYVQQFMAARYQEGYLKGVHDHDAALLLTALVRLTRTADLLRYPADTRAAAALYWLRFANPDQRAHWERQLQGIGVLLQVFPDSQEFDELKTELQTAVDHFAEQTGLFTPAQVAEAGDYLFHELTHTGTFIIAAEAAELYQQFQKQLQERQATELFQQSVTGLQDQPAAQLPLIRQWLQAYLRQAPAAATLSDFCNECAVLLLTGTYDSARVVHTPLRETLADFQGTHARLADDRTYQLNFPDFRRRLLHYDRATVAQYEAFQEVKKQLLARAAEDMRLEDFRPRVLTSFVRNRLIDQVYLPIIGANLAKQIGTAGEGKRTDLMGLLLLISPPGYGKTTLMEYVANRLGLIFMKINGPAIGHAVTSVDPAQAPNAGARQELEKLNLAFEMGDNVMIYVDDIQHCNPEFLQKFISLCDAQRKIEGVYQGRPRTYDFRGRKVCVVMAGNPYTESGDVFQLPDMLANRADIYNLGDILAAGSEDAFRLSYLENALTSNAALARLATQSPQDVPALIRLAETGQQDGLSFEGNHTPEELNEYVAVLQKLLRLRDVVARVNAAYIASAAQADAYRTEPPFKLQGSYRNMNKLAEKVRPVMNDQEIEQLLAAHYESEAQTLTSATEANLLKLRELLNWLTPEQAARWQQIKQTYLDNLRNSGAGQLLQMLDKLENIADGLSGIREALKRE, translated from the coding sequence ATGGAAGCTCAAGCCCCTACCCAACTCGAAACCGGCACCTACGAAATCCTGCGCAACCGCCTGCAAAAGAGCAGCACCGACCTGCGCCAGCGCCTCGACCTGCTCAATGCCGAGCGTAAGCAGGTCTTCGGGGCCGTGGATACCCGCCTGATTGGCACCGGCCGCATTACCACCGAAAACAACTGCGTGCCCTGGGACATGGTGCCGGTGGGGCAGCGGTTCATCTTTGGGTATAACGTGGTGCTGGGGCTCAAGGCGGAGCCGGACCTGGCCGACGTGTTTGGAGTGTACGAATATGCGGAGCACGACTTCCGGCCGCTGGGCCTGGAGATGCTGCAGAACCCGCAGTTTCTGGAGGAATTCCGCAACCTGTACCGCTACTACAAGAACACCCAGTTCGTAAAGTTCGCCGTCATTGGCGTGCACCTGTTCATGGTGTTTCGGGTGGGCAAGAGTGCTTCCGATGTGAAGACGTTCAAGTGGCTGATTCAGGGCGACACGCTCACGTACGCCGACAACCGCTCCGACCACGAGTACACCTTCCCACCCCAGCACGAGTTCAGCTGGAAGCGCGCCACCCGCGACATGCAGCGCGGCGGCAAGCACCCCCACATCAGCATCGAAGACAAGGTGTTCGTGGAAACCGTGGGCGGCGACCTGACCATTAAAATCGAGGACAACACCAGCACCGGGCAGGGCATTCTGAGCGAGCCGGTCGACGACAAGGACCAGACCCTGGACGACTCGGAAATCTACTACGCGGTGGTGGGCAACCTGATTCTGCTCAAGATCCGGCCCTACCAGGAACAGCAGTACCGCTACTTCATCTTCAACCACAAGCTCAAAACTGCCCAGCGCCTCGACGCCCTGGCCGATGCCTGCGTGCTGCTGCCCGACGGGCAGGGCCTGATTTTTCCCCACGGCTTCTACCTGCAAACCGGCGACAACAAGCTCTTCGACAACGGCCTGCGCGAGATGCTGTTTGAGAAGCGGGTGGTGTCGCCCAACGGGGAGGATTTTCTGTACGTGTTCTTCAACAAGGACCACGGCACCTACCTGCTGCTGAGCTACAACCGCATTGCCCAGCGCGTCGATAACCCCATCGTGTGCCACGGCTACGCCCTGTTCGAAAATGGGGAGCTGTGCTACTTCCGGGCCGACGACGAGCCCAAGAAGCACCACGCCGTGCAGATCTGGCAAACGCCCTATACCGCGCCCGATTTCCAGCTACCCGTCACCTCCGATTCCTACCTCTACAAGCTGGGCAATAAGGAGATTGTGCGGGCCATGAGTGAGGTGCAGGAAGTGTTGACGCTGACCAGCAAGGACGACTCCTACGCCGGCCTTTACCTCGACCTGATTCGCCAGACCACCGCCCTCACCGACGCCTACCACTGGCTGCGCGAGCCGGCGGCCCAGGCCCTGGCCGAACCCCTGGGGGAAATCCGCCAGACGGCTACGGCGGCCGTGGAGGAGTTTGAGAAGGTGCAGAGTATCCGCAAGAACACCGCTCAGCAAACTCAGGCCGTGTTCCAGAAAGCCGATGAGCTGACCGGCCGCATCCGCCGCTCGGCCCCCGATTCCGTCACGGAGTTTGTGCAAATGCTCGGTGAGCTGCGCGGGGTGCGGGGCGAAGTTATTTCGCTGAAGGAACTGCGCTACGTGGAGCTGCCGGCCGTGGAAAAACACGCGGCTGATTTGGAAGCCCTGAGCAAGGAAGTGGCCCTGCAAACCGTGGACTTCCTGCTCAAGCCCGATGCCCTGACCCCCTACTCTCAGTGCGTGCAGGCCATTGCCGACGGCGTGGAGCAGGTGCAGAAAACCATCGAAGCCGACCAGCGCGAGCAGGAAACCGCCGCCGTGGCCCAGGAGCTGGAGCTGCTGATTGAGGTAGTGAGCAACCTGCCCATCCCCGACCCCACCCAGACCACGGCCATCATCGACAACATCTCGACGGTGTACGCCCGCTTCAACCAGATCCGGGCGGCCCTGAAGCGGCGGCGGCAGGCCCTGGCCGGCACCGAGGCCCAGGCCGAGTTTACCGCCCAGCTCAAGCTGCTGGAGCAGGCCCTGACCAACTACCTCGACCTGGCCGACACGCCCGCCAAGTGCGACGAGTACCTGACTAAGCTCATGGTGCAGCTAGAGGAGTTGGAAGGCAAGTTTCCCGACTTCGACCAGTTTATCGAGCAGCTCACCACCCGACGCGAGCAGGTAGTAGAAGCCTTCGAGTCGAAGAAAACCGCGCTGGTGGCCGCCCGCAACCAGCGCGCCACGGCCCTGCTGCAAAGCGCCGAGCGGCTGCTGAAGGCGGTGCAAAGCCGCCTCACCCGCCTGGAATCGGTAGCGGATATCAACGGGTACTTTGCCGCCGACGTGATGGTGGAGAAGGTACGCCAAACGGCTCAGGAGCTGCTCAACCTCGGCGACTCGGTGAAGTCGGACGACGTGCAGAGTCGGCTGAAAACCCTGCGCGAAGACGCCGTGCGCCAACTCCGCGACCGGGCCGACCTCTACGCCGACGGCGGCCAGACTCTCAAGTTCGGTCCCCACGCCTTCACGGTGAACACCCAGCCCCTGGAGCTGACCGTGGTGCTGCGCGACGGTGATTTGCACTACCACCTCACCGGCACCAACTTCTTCCAGAAGATAACCGACCCCGCCCTACTGGCTTCTAGGCCCGTCTGGGAGCAAACCGTGCTGTCGGAAAACCAGGACGTGTACCGGGCCGAGTTTCTGGCCTGGCGCATCCTGCAAGCCGCCCAGCACCCCGCGCCCGCCAGCCCCGAAGCCGGCCGCGCCGCCGTGCTGTCCGTTACGGAGTTGGGCCACCTCAGCCCTGCCGAGCTGCTAACCTACGTGCAGCAGTTTATGGCCGCGCGCTACCAGGAAGGCTACCTCAAAGGGGTGCACGACCACGACGCGGCCCTGCTGCTCACGGCCCTGGTGCGCCTCACCCGTACCGCCGACCTGCTCCGCTACCCGGCCGACACCCGCGCCGCCGCGGCCCTCTACTGGCTGCGCTTCGCCAACCCCGACCAGCGCGCCCACTGGGAGCGGCAGCTCCAGGGCATCGGGGTGCTGCTCCAGGTCTTCCCCGATTCGCAGGAGTTCGATGAGCTCAAAACCGAGCTGCAAACGGCAGTAGACCACTTCGCCGAGCAAACCGGCCTGTTCACCCCCGCTCAGGTGGCGGAAGCCGGCGACTACCTGTTCCACGAGCTAACCCACACCGGCACCTTCATCATTGCCGCCGAAGCCGCCGAGCTGTACCAGCAGTTCCAGAAGCAGCTGCAGGAGCGCCAGGCCACGGAGCTGTTTCAGCAGTCGGTGACGGGCCTGCAGGACCAGCCCGCCGCCCAGCTCCCCCTGATTCGGCAGTGGCTACAGGCCTACCTGCGCCAGGCCCCGGCCGCCGCTACTCTCTCCGATTTCTGCAACGAGTGCGCCGTGCTGTTGCTCACCGGCACCTACGATTCCGCACGGGTGGTGCACACGCCTTTACGTGAGACGCTGGCCGACTTCCAGGGCACTCACGCCCGCCTCGCCGACGACCGGACCTATCAGCTCAACTTCCCCGACTTCCGCCGCCGCTTGCTGCACTACGACCGCGCCACGGTGGCCCAGTACGAGGCGTTTCAGGAGGTGAAAAAGCAGCTGCTGGCCCGGGCCGCCGAGGACATGCGCCTGGAAGATTTCCGGCCCCGCGTGCTCACGTCCTTCGTGCGCAACCGCCTCATCGACCAGGTGTATTTGCCCATCATCGGGGCCAACCTAGCCAAGCAGATCGGGACGGCGGGTGAGGGCAAGCGCACCGACCTGATGGGCTTGCTCCTGCTGATTTCGCCGCCCGGCTACGGCAAAACCACCCTCATGGAGTACGTGGCCAACCGCCTGGGCCTCATCTTTATGAAGATCAACGGACCGGCCATCGGGCACGCCGTGACCAGCGTGGACCCCGCCCAGGCCCCCAACGCCGGGGCGCGGCAGGAGCTGGAGAAGCTGAACCTGGCCTTCGAGATGGGCGACAACGTGATGATCTACGTGGATGACATTCAGCACTGCAACCCCGAGTTTCTGCAGAAGTTCATCTCGCTCTGCGACGCCCAGCGCAAGATTGAGGGCGTCTACCAGGGCCGCCCCCGCACCTACGACTTCCGCGGCCGCAAGGTGTGCGTGGTGATGGCCGGCAACCCCTACACCGAAAGCGGCGACGTGTTCCAGCTGCCCGACATGCTGGCCAACCGCGCCGACATCTACAACCTCGGCGACATCCTGGCGGCCGGCTCCGAAGACGCCTTCCGCCTCTCCTACCTCGAAAACGCCCTCACCAGCAACGCGGCCCTGGCCCGCCTCGCCACCCAAAGCCCCCAGGACGTGCCCGCCCTCATCCGCCTCGCCGAAACCGGGCAGCAGGACGGCCTCAGCTTCGAGGGCAACCACACGCCCGAGGAGCTCAACGAGTACGTGGCCGTGCTGCAAAAGCTGCTGCGCCTGCGCGACGTGGTGGCTCGCGTGAATGCCGCCTACATTGCCAGCGCCGCCCAGGCCGACGCCTACCGCACCGAGCCCCCGTTCAAGCTGCAGGGCTCCTACCGCAACATGAACAAGCTGGCCGAGAAAGTGCGCCCCGTGATGAACGACCAGGAAATCGAGCAGCTCCTGGCCGCCCACTACGAAAGCGAAGCCCAAACCCTGACCAGCGCCACCGAAGCCAACCTGCTCAAGCTGCGCGAGCTGCTCAACTGGCTCACCCCCGAGCAAGCCGCCCGCTGGCAGCAAATCAAGCAAACCTACCTCGACAACCTGCGCAACTCCGGCGCCGGCCAGCTCCTGCAGATGCTGGATAAGCTGGAAAACATTGCCGACGGGTTGAGCGGAATTCGGGAGGCGCTGAAGCGGGAGTAA
- a CDS encoding DUF3592 domain-containing protein, whose translation MALGLGFLLFALFKLQQRARLYRTGIATEGMVIRLEQDTGYRNLTYYPVVRFLTPEQEWITARYDIGTNPASFAEGDSVQLRFDPADPTCFIIMSDSSGPLLWLFAFIGAGLSIFGVIQYLNT comes from the coding sequence ATGGCCCTGGGCTTGGGATTTTTGCTCTTTGCGCTATTCAAGCTCCAGCAACGAGCTAGGCTCTATCGAACTGGTATTGCCACCGAAGGCATGGTTATTCGGCTGGAGCAGGATACGGGGTACCGAAACCTTACGTATTATCCGGTAGTCCGCTTCCTGACGCCTGAACAGGAATGGATAACGGCCCGCTACGATATAGGCACCAATCCCGCCAGCTTCGCGGAGGGCGACTCGGTTCAACTGCGTTTCGACCCGGCCGACCCCACCTGCTTTATCATCATGTCCGACAGCTCCGGCCCACTGCTCTGGCTCTTCGCATTTATTGGGGCGGGCCTTTCCATCTTTGGTGTGATACAGTACCTAAATACCTAA
- a CDS encoding SIR2 family protein — MATKSIPFVCWEACAIQIKGAKGCIQNLYGGMKSFLYLKILLRIIKFDKNFQRNNLCSMALSVPNGILDAIRNNSLIVFVGSGMSRRFNLPDWKGMVVDIINLSDDIKFKSFIPVVQDDLMQPIEVLDKMIFEKHNIYSYIEDNYILKKDSNLDTHRKILSLTGKVITTNYDNAFEVADTTMYKVVYDSAFRISKLKDKSNYIFKIHGSSDVDPSECIIFSSDYERLYSKENAAIIKMKDLFINNTILFIGFSFNDPYVNKMFGQIDELFDGNISHYILTNTPDKFENLRYIRSIKIDDYGQIDEFIDLCIDSAKTSNVSEISTNVFDKKQEFIKPKLCILYPDPVDINLCLEFKQIASCFENLNVDIYIGYLNVSTLQLADDYDILIIITKIFKGKLYVEDENISSQLMSAEELSNYFINEGMVKIFITNESIDLDYIDSCVSISTYKSNVINKFIFKALRNSDLNFKEAEIKIKGDFGFKYNKGKAKYLSIYQAEYSIPYGFKLSDNLVGRSEERITISRKLLNIKISNKLLNIKGAGGTGKTTLIKTVAHDLYKRGVFKDGIMFVSCEQIYNYNDFELALIKGFGLNNIVNFKEYLRENIIKAEKLIILDNFESVLSINSSTDYEQVLLLLNFVIDYSNIVLTSREILDIDFEDVFSLSSMVTDDAVKLFELNYGAVDAKDRQVLRVEILENLLNNNPLAIKLVTKNTIRQKSIEYLKNQLTNFFFESTGSEHEQIYSSDADLNIEKTKSIYQSINYSYSKLLYKEKLAFEILHLFPDGISFSQFKKWFSKEKSLNRISDIDLKALCNKSLVENHEGILQLQPIIRKFSEFQFLKRDEDVKIKYYGDAFKINSFMMSNIRFMYAYGDLSTSLKMHDQIKNNTLMSLGYIDKIEALYEDKAPLLRYVRSQTNYIMQENQALQFKDKIMNLKGFFSDIKYSGEYIDTCVNVMMYYCKSFDSYSDLCEIFPPELMEDRVMAEEESFEGDYKDNISLIHAMEGHTMAFLNSYVKNNNVNTDIVFDDYIFYLGIHININELVKRFYSYERDYIYKILNTSELKSYLKSLYSEHHIEIMQCTYVLAKLEPISRDKISKLVVTNPYTRGLKELMFAFNENVSSKKHEYFIRAMKFLFHIKYYYLEALYYYCKFLYKEGHPDFEKNYSDGLYMSKKYYYQYMEYRFVSIKDSSVTVYQCDFNYYQLKEIKKFVQDYVEKCNIEFNEMLKNNKS, encoded by the coding sequence GTGGCCACGAAAAGTATACCTTTTGTTTGTTGGGAAGCCTGTGCTATTCAAATTAAAGGTGCTAAGGGGTGTATACAAAACCTTTATGGTGGAATGAAGTCATTTTTATACTTAAAAATATTATTGAGAATCATTAAGTTTGATAAAAATTTTCAACGAAATAATCTTTGCTCCATGGCCTTGTCTGTTCCCAATGGTATTCTAGATGCAATAAGAAATAATTCATTAATAGTATTCGTGGGTTCTGGAATGTCAAGGCGGTTCAATCTCCCTGATTGGAAAGGTATGGTTGTAGATATAATAAATTTATCGGATGATATAAAATTCAAGAGCTTTATTCCTGTTGTTCAGGATGATCTTATGCAGCCAATCGAAGTATTAGATAAAATGATTTTTGAAAAACATAATATTTATAGCTATATAGAAGATAATTATATTTTAAAAAAAGATTCTAATTTAGATACTCACAGAAAGATCTTATCCTTAACAGGGAAAGTCATTACAACCAATTATGACAATGCTTTTGAGGTTGCCGATACTACTATGTATAAGGTGGTATATGATTCTGCATTCCGTATTAGTAAATTAAAAGATAAAAGTAATTACATATTCAAGATTCATGGAAGTAGCGATGTTGACCCGTCAGAGTGTATTATATTTTCAAGTGATTATGAACGTTTGTATTCAAAAGAAAATGCTGCTATTATTAAGATGAAGGATTTGTTTATTAACAATACTATTTTGTTCATTGGCTTTAGTTTCAATGATCCTTATGTAAACAAAATGTTTGGTCAAATTGATGAGCTGTTTGATGGAAATATTAGTCATTATATATTAACAAATACACCTGATAAATTTGAGAATTTAAGGTATATTAGAAGTATAAAAATAGATGATTATGGTCAGATTGATGAGTTTATTGATTTGTGTATTGATAGCGCAAAGACTAGTAATGTTTCTGAAATTTCAACGAACGTTTTTGATAAAAAACAAGAATTTATTAAACCGAAATTGTGTATTTTATATCCTGATCCTGTAGATATTAACTTGTGTTTAGAATTTAAGCAGATAGCATCTTGTTTTGAAAATTTGAATGTTGATATTTATATTGGTTATTTGAATGTATCAACTTTGCAGTTGGCAGATGATTATGATATTTTGATTATAATAACAAAAATCTTTAAAGGTAAATTGTATGTTGAAGATGAGAATATATCATCTCAATTGATGTCAGCTGAAGAGTTAAGTAATTATTTTATTAATGAAGGAATGGTTAAGATTTTTATAACAAATGAATCTATTGATCTTGATTATATTGACTCATGTGTAAGTATATCTACTTATAAAAGTAATGTAATAAATAAATTTATTTTCAAAGCCTTGAGAAATTCCGATCTGAATTTTAAAGAGGCTGAAATAAAAATTAAAGGTGATTTTGGTTTTAAATATAATAAGGGAAAAGCAAAATACCTATCAATATATCAGGCCGAATATAGTATTCCATATGGTTTTAAATTGTCTGATAATTTAGTTGGCCGTAGCGAAGAGCGCATTACTATTTCGCGAAAGCTGTTAAATATAAAAATATCAAACAAGCTCCTTAATATAAAAGGTGCAGGTGGGACTGGTAAGACGACATTGATTAAAACAGTTGCGCATGATTTGTATAAAAGGGGAGTTTTCAAAGATGGGATAATGTTCGTTTCCTGTGAGCAAATATATAATTACAATGACTTTGAATTAGCATTAATTAAAGGTTTTGGTTTGAATAATATTGTCAACTTCAAGGAGTATTTGCGGGAAAATATAATCAAAGCTGAGAAATTAATTATTTTAGATAATTTCGAAAGTGTTTTAAGTATTAATTCGTCAACCGATTATGAACAAGTGCTTTTATTGTTGAATTTTGTAATTGATTATTCGAACATAGTGCTGACGTCACGAGAAATATTAGATATAGATTTTGAAGATGTATTTAGTCTTTCATCAATGGTGACAGATGATGCTGTTAAGTTGTTTGAACTGAACTATGGTGCTGTAGATGCTAAGGATAGACAAGTACTACGAGTTGAGATTTTAGAGAACCTATTGAATAATAACCCTTTGGCAATTAAGCTGGTTACTAAGAATACTATAAGGCAAAAAAGTATCGAATACCTAAAAAATCAGCTTACTAATTTTTTCTTCGAATCTACAGGTTCTGAACACGAACAAATTTATAGTAGCGATGCTGATTTGAATATAGAGAAAACAAAATCCATTTACCAGTCTATAAATTACTCATATAGTAAGTTGCTGTATAAGGAAAAATTAGCTTTTGAGATATTGCATCTATTTCCAGATGGTATTTCTTTTTCGCAGTTTAAAAAGTGGTTTAGTAAAGAGAAGTCATTAAATAGAATATCTGATATAGATTTGAAGGCGCTTTGCAATAAAAGTTTGGTTGAAAATCATGAAGGTATTCTTCAGTTGCAACCTATAATTAGAAAGTTTTCCGAGTTTCAATTTTTGAAAAGGGATGAAGATGTTAAGATAAAATATTATGGCGATGCATTTAAGATTAATAGTTTTATGATGAGTAATATTAGGTTTATGTATGCTTATGGAGATCTTAGTACATCTCTCAAGATGCACGATCAAATAAAAAATAATACTTTAATGAGTCTTGGTTACATTGATAAGATAGAGGCGCTGTATGAAGATAAAGCTCCTTTGCTGAGGTATGTTCGTTCGCAAACTAACTACATTATGCAGGAGAATCAAGCTTTGCAGTTTAAAGATAAGATCATGAATCTAAAAGGATTCTTTTCTGATATTAAATATTCGGGCGAGTATATTGATACATGTGTGAACGTTATGATGTATTATTGTAAAAGCTTTGATTCATACTCTGATTTGTGTGAAATATTTCCTCCTGAGCTAATGGAGGATAGAGTAATGGCTGAAGAAGAAAGCTTTGAGGGTGATTATAAAGATAATATATCGTTAATTCATGCGATGGAAGGACATACTATGGCATTTTTAAATTCATATGTAAAGAATAATAATGTCAATACGGATATTGTTTTTGATGATTATATATTTTACTTGGGTATACATATAAATATTAATGAGTTGGTAAAAAGATTTTATTCTTACGAACGTGATTATATCTACAAAATACTAAATACAAGTGAATTAAAATCTTATCTAAAATCCTTGTATAGCGAACATCATATTGAAATCATGCAGTGTACTTATGTCCTGGCTAAATTGGAGCCTATATCTCGGGATAAAATCAGTAAGTTGGTTGTTACAAATCCGTATACTAGAGGCTTAAAAGAGCTGATGTTTGCTTTTAATGAGAATGTTTCTAGTAAAAAACATGAGTATTTTATAAGAGCTATGAAGTTTTTGTTTCATATAAAATATTATTATCTAGAGGCGCTTTATTATTATTGCAAGTTTCTATACAAGGAGGGTCACCCCGATTTTGAAAAAAATTATTCAGATGGATTATATATGTCAAAAAAATACTACTATCAATATATGGAATATAGGTTCGTGAGTATTAAAGATAGTAGCGTGACTGTGTATCAATGTGATTTTAATTATTATCAATTAAAGGAGATAAAAAAATTTGTTCAAGATTATGTAGAGAAGTGTAACATTGAATTCAATGAAATGCTAAAAAACAACAAATCATAA
- a CDS encoding T9SS type A sorting domain-containing protein — MKKVLLAACILASTAASAQVTLENTYVLNSPLNSFESLNPIKLSTGETKYVKYNKSTRLITVYNANHSQFKQFTPPVPPAGYTSTYIDYVSDKLFNQDGALEYVASYTIEDNTSGTTVNSEYVYSETGALLARSDSSYVTDIINTSTGTKMLVEKQSTSTSSGRRTKVLVFALPGTYTTLKAQKGQNDALAMPYPNPATESMRLPYSVKAGTTATLRITDAAGRQVNTYQVDSTFDHLALDVRKLHSGVYFYQVIGADGAASSARRFVVSH, encoded by the coding sequence ATGAAAAAAGTACTACTCGCGGCCTGCATCCTGGCTAGCACTGCGGCTTCGGCCCAGGTTACGCTCGAAAATACCTATGTGCTGAATTCCCCACTCAATTCGTTTGAGTCCCTGAACCCAATCAAACTTTCCACGGGGGAGACGAAATACGTCAAGTACAACAAGTCAACGCGCTTGATTACGGTCTACAATGCCAATCATAGCCAGTTTAAGCAGTTTACGCCCCCCGTACCGCCCGCCGGGTATACCAGTACCTATATCGATTATGTGAGTGATAAGCTCTTCAATCAGGATGGGGCACTCGAATATGTGGCCTCTTATACAATAGAGGACAATACCTCCGGCACGACGGTAAATTCCGAGTATGTCTACTCCGAGACGGGAGCCTTACTAGCCCGAAGTGATTCGTCGTATGTCACCGACATCATCAATACTTCAACGGGCACCAAAATGCTCGTGGAGAAGCAGTCTACCAGCACGTCGAGCGGCAGACGCACCAAAGTTTTGGTATTTGCCTTACCAGGTACGTATACCACACTGAAGGCTCAGAAAGGCCAGAACGATGCGCTGGCCATGCCGTACCCGAACCCTGCTACCGAAAGCATGCGCTTGCCTTATTCGGTAAAGGCGGGCACTACTGCGACGCTCCGCATCACGGATGCCGCTGGCCGCCAGGTCAACACGTACCAAGTCGATTCGACCTTCGACCACTTGGCCCTGGACGTCCGCAAGCTGCACTCCGGGGTCTACTTCTATCAGGTAATTGGAGCCGATGGCGCTGCTTCGTCGGCCCGGCGGTTTGTCGTAAGCCACTAA
- a CDS encoding pyridoxamine 5'-phosphate oxidase family protein has protein sequence MGKQYPAISADTQAFIERQHVFFVGTAAADGRVNISPKGQDTLRVLGPNRVAWLNLTGSGNETAAHLREVNRITLMWCAFEGPPNILRLYGTAAVYHPRDPEWAELLPLFPSLPGARQILVVDVDLVQTSCGMAVPFFDYMAERDELNDYMDKRGPEQVEQYWHNRNTRSIDGKPTGI, from the coding sequence ATGGGCAAGCAATACCCGGCCATCAGCGCCGACACCCAGGCCTTTATCGAGCGGCAGCACGTGTTCTTCGTGGGCACGGCCGCCGCAGATGGGCGCGTCAATATCTCGCCCAAGGGCCAGGATACCTTGCGCGTGCTGGGCCCCAACCGCGTGGCCTGGCTCAACCTGACCGGCAGTGGCAACGAAACCGCCGCCCACTTGCGGGAAGTAAACCGCATTACGCTGATGTGGTGTGCCTTTGAGGGCCCGCCCAACATTCTGCGCCTCTACGGCACCGCCGCCGTCTACCACCCCCGCGACCCGGAATGGGCCGAGTTGCTGCCGCTGTTTCCGTCTTTGCCCGGGGCCCGGCAGATTCTGGTGGTCGACGTGGACCTGGTGCAGACTTCCTGCGGCATGGCCGTGCCGTTCTTCGATTATATGGCCGAGCGCGACGAGCTAAACGACTACATGGACAAGCGCGGCCCCGAGCAGGTCGAGCAATACTGGCACAACCGCAACACCCGCAGCATCGACGGCAAGCCCACCGGTATCTGA
- a CDS encoding DUF4241 domain-containing protein → MTTLARLFSDSTPPTGLQPLLVTELFLPTGQLIACDPVAYSNPQPFRQACPAGRYPVYIHLLPQDSCIAYAEVRLREAPVARWELAVTAQQDPASLGPDEIFGYPVSAGLGCFMDYATLALVEQHDADLQAELGDDYVSYYDDYVDYLLYPAAGDQQYCTLQPYPDQENNVAVFQSGYGDGFYATYVGFDAHDQPVKYVTQFIDAGVS, encoded by the coding sequence ATGACCACGTTAGCCCGCCTCTTTTCCGACTCTACCCCTCCCACTGGCTTACAGCCGCTCCTGGTTACCGAGCTGTTTCTGCCGACCGGCCAGCTCATTGCCTGCGACCCGGTGGCTTACTCCAACCCGCAACCGTTCCGCCAGGCCTGCCCGGCCGGCCGCTACCCGGTTTATATCCACCTGCTGCCCCAGGACTCGTGCATTGCCTATGCCGAAGTGCGCCTGCGCGAAGCCCCGGTAGCCCGCTGGGAGCTGGCCGTTACAGCCCAACAGGACCCGGCCTCGTTGGGGCCCGATGAGATATTCGGCTACCCCGTCTCGGCGGGCCTGGGCTGCTTCATGGACTATGCCACCCTGGCCCTGGTCGAACAGCACGATGCCGACCTGCAAGCCGAACTCGGCGACGACTACGTCAGCTATTACGATGACTACGTCGACTACTTGCTCTACCCGGCGGCCGGCGACCAGCAGTATTGTACCCTGCAGCCCTACCCCGATCAGGAGAACAACGTGGCCGTGTTTCAGTCGGGCTACGGCGACGGATTCTACGCTACCTACGTCGGGTTCGATGCCCACGACCAGCCCGTAAAGTACGTCACCCAGTTTATCGACGCCGGCGTTAGCTAA